The proteins below are encoded in one region of Huiozyma naganishii CBS 8797 chromosome 7, complete genome:
- the GSF2 gene encoding Gsf2p (similar to Saccharomyces cerevisiae GSF2 (YML048W); ancestral locus Anc_1.496) encodes MEVYVRLNNDIDRDYAFQVSREDTARSKVSKLFAERPEPGLKIVLADVMVLRPTLFHKKQPVGYSKSMHPGYLTEGGCLIFDYDAGEAKYLEKLDEDKPLFDQLWPGQLIVPEWEYSRKNIIMFAAILLFWLYTDLPDCISPTPGICLTNQLSRLLLPVLENYLDNQKMASKLREEIQVGYSSVPAQWGFFTLHVLKLLLIVLFFKFGMANPLTFNPVKMWQLRNNDLSRKSNDVKATLKSIGWIGSKRAIFDDYQSNYYNYILKKYGGIVPTFRAGMIKIAANPGIPLQAGEGFQTPLDERFTGSTFKEMEDKGKFILSEEYFIELENILKEKLDEANGDIGLMNEEIKKFRRYGLYEPSDKIRNMVKKRRAVYEEQQALIKEKEKETLAAKKAK; translated from the coding sequence ATGGAGGTGTACGTGAGACTGAACAATGATATTGACCGGGACTACGCTTTCCAGGTTTCCCGGGAAGACACCGCACGGTCGAAGGTCAGCAAGCTGTTTGCTGAGCGGCCGGAACCTGGGTTGAAGATTGTACTGGCGGATGTGATGGTGCTGCGTCCCACGCTGTTCCACAAGAAGCAGCCCGTCGGTTATAGCAAGTCGATGCATCCTGGGTACTTGACGGAGGGAGGGTGTCTGATTTTCGATTACGATGCTGGGGAGGCGAAGtacttggagaaactggacgAGGACAAGCCCCTGTTTGACCAATTGTGGCCTGGGCAACTGATTGTTCCGGAATGGGAGTACAGCCGCAAGAACATAATCATGTTTGCGGCCATTTTGTTGTTCTGGTTGTACACTGACTTGCCGGACTGCATCTCCCCAACTCCCGGGATCTGTTTGACGAACCAACTATCCCGGCTGTTGCTCCCCGTGCTGGAGAACTATCTGGACAATCAGAAGATGGCCAGTAAGCTGCGTGAGGAGATTCAGGTCGGGTACTCCTCTGTTCCTGCCCAATGGGGGTTTTTCACCCTCCACGTTTTGAAGCTGCTGCTCATCgtcctgttcttcaaatttggGATGGCGAATCCGCTGACGTTCAACCCGGTGAAGATGTGGCAACTTAGGAACAACGACCTGTCTCGTAAGTCCAACGACGTGAAGGCTACGTTGAAGTCGATCGGGTGGATTGGGTCGAAGAGGGCTATTTTCGACGACTACCAGTCGAACTACTACAACTacatcttgaagaagtacggtGGGATTGTCCCCACGTTCAGAGCCGGTATGATCAAGATTGCTGCCAACCCAGGTATCCCGTTGCAAGCCGGGGAGGGGTTCCAAACCCCGCTGGACGAACGGTTCACGGGGTCCaccttcaaagagatgGAGGACAAGGGTAAATTCATACTCAGCGAGGAGTATTTCATCGAGCTCGAGAACATCCTTAAGGAGAAACTCGACGAAGCCAACGGCGACATCGGGTTGATGAacgaagagatcaagaagttcaGAAGATACGGACTTTACGAACCAAGCGACAAGATCAGAAACATggtcaagaagagaagagccGTGTACGAAGAGCAACAGGCACTtatcaaggagaaggaaaaggaaacgTTGGCCGCCAAGAAGGCCAAATAG
- the TCA17 gene encoding Tca17p (similar to Saccharomyces cerevisiae YEL048C; ancestral locus Anc_1.491), with translation MAEVTPLFITLIGKDNRPILIHSVGTGIKDVNEELKYNTLSNISLDYFESKLFDWNISPENASPMNMLFEIEGVCVFAMWIKPTGLKIVLGFDPSLPFDRENDPSILNVFQRVKEMYSRVKTNPFLNLQDEGNEKLAIGLEEKLKAEYN, from the coding sequence ATGGCAGAAGTGACGCCACTGTTTATTACGTTGATTGGTAAAGATAACAGACCAATTCTGATACATTCGGTGGGTACCGGAATCAAAGACGTGAATGAAGAATTGAAGTATAACACGCTGTCTAATATTTCGTTGGATTACTTCGAGAGTAAACTGTTCGATTGGAATATATCTCCTGAAAATGCAAGCCCGATGAATATGCTGTTCGAAATTGAGGGGGTGTGCGTCTTTGCCATGTGGATCAAACCGACGGGGCTGAAAATCGTTCTTGGATTTGATCCATCGCTGCCCTTTGATCGAGAGAACGACCCGTCAATACTGAACGTGTTCCAAAGGGTGAAAGAAATGTATTCCAGGGTGAAAACAAATCCTTTCTTGAACCTACAGGATGAAGGTAACGAAAAGTTGGCAATTGGGCTTgaggagaagttgaaagCTGAGTATAACTAG
- the KNAG0G00370 gene encoding pheromone-regulated K(+) transporter PRM6 (similar to Saccharomyces cerevisiae YJR054W and PRM6 (YML047C); ancestral locus Anc_1.495), whose translation MLKFFAFHKDTTEDITQNFKLFKDLDLSLYKNKSRKTQTHYIINVWGVTILRVVMLLFDIYTCIKLLAFNTWSNEYIPPFVPFRISKWLFSACIFVSILVMACEFVAGIRIYRTENISFSFMNNWTNTFRCLRDYRVYCLFEKITPSGVFQRMAFFTYFELKSSFKLLFADSPRQIINGLTLWSVLFTRGSTSEMNLGDLESLQGVGQRMRWIAKNNHEEAVILSFMFSSFLIWVFFFLKLTVAVVLSLKIHHKLVYEWRFTDLKGYVCITISYNIDYLTEKYRFKQFYSQVSPHSSDEFSIDSIGEDGDLKSMGLYDSEEMSRISFLKTPDTLNTLPSYYYQIDDKKSREMGAPYCWEFSVPAKTYKKQGIVSP comes from the coding sequence ATGCTCAAGTTTTTCGCTTTCCATAAAGATACTACGGAGGACATCACccaaaacttcaaactATTCAAGGATCTTGATCTTTCCTTGTATAAGAATAAGAGTCGAAAAACTCAAACCCACTACATCATAAATGTCTGGGGCGTGACAATATTACGAGTAGTCATGCTACTTTTTGATATTTACACGTGCATCAAGCTTCTGGCATTCAATACATGGTCAAATGAGTACATACCACCTTTCGTCCCGTTCCGCATCAGCAAGTGGTTGTTTAGTGCATGCATATTCGTGTCTATACTTGTAATGGCGTGTGAATTTGTGGCTGGCATTCGAATATACAGAACGGAGAACATATCGTTTAGCTTCATGAATAACTGGACGAATACGTTCCGTTGCTTGAGGGACTACAGAGTGTACTGTCTCTTTGAGAAAATTACTCCCAGTGGCGTGTTCCAGAGGATGGCTTTTTTCACCTATTTTGAGCTAAAGAGCAGTTTCAAACTGCTGTTTGCCGACTCACCGCGACAGATTATCAACGGGCTCACGTTGTGGTCTGTGCTTTTCACGAGAGGGAGCACGAGCGAAATGAACTTAGGCGACTTAGAGTCCCTCCAGGGTGTTGGACAACGGATGAGGTGGATAGCGAAGAACAACCACGAGGAGGCGGTTATACTCTCCTTCATGTTTTCATCCTTCCTCATATGggtcttcttcttcctaAAACTTACCGTTGCGGTGGTCCTATCGCTCAAAATACACCACAAGCTAGTGTACGAGTGGAGGTTTACCGATTTGAAGGGATACGTCTGCATCACGATTTCGTATAACATTGACTACCTGACCGAGAAATATCGTTTCAAGCAGTTTTACTCTCAGGTGTCACCACACAGCAGCGATGAATTCTCGATCGATTCAATTGGAGAGGACGGGGACCTAAAGTCCATGGGGCTCTACGATAGCGAAGAAATGAGCCGAATAAGCTTTCTCAAAACACCGGATACTCTCAATACGTTGCCCAGTTACTACTACCAAATCGACGACAAGAAGAGCAGGGAAATGGGGGCCCCCTACTGTTGGGAGTTCAGCGTACCTGCGAAAACGTATAAAAAACAGGGGATTGTTTCACCTTGA
- the PRP39 gene encoding Prp39p (similar to Saccharomyces cerevisiae PRP39 (YML046W); ancestral locus Anc_1.493) produces MAKREFSGTYEVLSLLDRSFLTDNMEFVEAYNAIDEHDINTLNTVLRTIDKIVQKYPTPNDKIKTALVNVFREILGRYPYLYGYWKKLTAVQYQLNGLDTSLKTLEAATEAFPSSADLWCDYLRVLIVNFPDETKLIEEKLSKGQKLVGWQFYSHPYWDLALDYYARREKDLIPLYWEIVEVPLHQYAKYIVPFKKLLNDPEDIQKVQKTIEANQKLVGELWHFEKNIKQNFFNLTPLPQSEINNWNAYLQYLIAEKKSKKLIQSVFERCLVPCCFLEQVWIKYTGWYSTLENSLVDVIEIYERANKLLPTNQKLARYTYLGYLKKEFNDQKHRKYVYDAITKLVGSYMTIWRQETVTTSYLMAQFLPLLKRFSFPLKHDQPAKDILNQQFAYTKMLEAAVTSFLNENPDDTIPLHTMINEGNVAVVAVELIKATWLILKNVLQTRKYFNSFSKVQSIRNSTSFWLTYYKFEKCAKNFSKLNKFINDLGTNIILPVSVINDIISDYETFFLTNSTLSNYRSLDSKNSKDRNTIVDPILYSKCKINKPTWTPSKQQQSSTLDWYKTSEFKENGHPSIIVERPQITNTIVGRSIKSFGLLAPKLPSFRNLEKINQPPKYKDYYTDDYVGK; encoded by the coding sequence ATGGCCAAGCGTGAATTTTCAGGCACATATGAAGTGCTGAGTTTGCTAGATAGGTCCTTTCTCACAGACAACATGGAGTTCGTGGAGGCCTATAATGCTATTGATGAGCACGATATTAACACACTCAATACGGTACTTCGTACCATAGACAAAATTGTCCAGAAGTACCCAACACCCAACGATAAGATTAAAACTGCATTGGTTAATGTGTTCAGAGAGATACTGGGGAGGTATCCTTACCTTTACGGATATTGGAAAAAACTAACTGCTGTTCAATACCAATTGAACGGCTTGGACACGTCGTTGAAAACTCTTGAAGCTGCAACAGAGGCATTCCCTAGTAGTGCAGACCTATGGTGTGACTATCTACGTGTTTTGATTGTTAACTTTCCAGATGAAACAAAACTTATAGAAGAAAAGCTTTCTAAGGGACAGAAGTTGGTTGGCTGGCAGTTTTATTCGCACCCTTACTGGGATTTGGCTTTGGACTACTATGCAAGGCGAGAGAAAGACTTAATTCCATTATATTGGGAGATTGTAGAGGTACCTTTACATCAATATGCCAAATACATCGTCcccttcaaaaaacttttaaATGATCCAGAGGACATCCAGAAAGTACAAAAAACGATCGAGGCTAATCAAAAACTGGTTGGTGAGCTATGGCActttgagaagaacatAAAACAGAATTTCTTTAACTTGACCCCCCTTCCGCAATCTGAAATCAACAACTGGAATGCATACCTGCAGTATTTGATCGCAGAgaaaaaatccaaaaaattgatccaatctgtttttgaaagGTGCCTTGTTCCTTGTTGTTTCCTCGAACAAGTTTGGATTAAATACACAGGATGGTATAGCACTCTTGAGAACAGTTTAGTGGATGTGATAGAGATTTACGAAAGAGCCAACAAGCTGTTACCGACTAATCAAAAATTGGCGAGATACACTTATCTGGGATATCTTAAGAAGGAATTCAATGACCAAAAACATAGAAAATACGTATATGATGCTATTACCAAGTTGGTTGGCTCTTATATGACAATATGGCGACAAGAAACGGTAACAACGTCGTACTTGATGGCACAATTTCTACCTCTGTTAAAACGATTTTCCTTCCCTTTGAAACATGATCAACCTGCTAAAGATATTTTGAATCAACAGTTCGCATATACCAAGATGTTAGAAGCTGCTGTTACAAGCTTTTTAAATGAGAACCCAGATGACACCATCCCACTGCATACAATGATTAACGAAGGTAACGTGGCCGTTGTGGCCGTAGAACTAATAAAAGCTACTTGGTTGATCTTAAAAAATGTTTTACAGACCAGGAAGTATTTCAACAGTTTTAGTAAGGTACAATCTATACGAAATTCAACTTCGTTTTGGTTAACCTACTataaatttgaaaaatgtgCCAAGAATTTCAGTAAGCTAAACAAGTTTATCAATGATTTGGGCACTAATATCATTTTACCTGTGTCAGTAATAAACGACATTATAAGCGACTATGAGACATTCTTTTTGACTAATTCAACACTGAGCAATTATCGAAGTTTGGATTCAAAGAACAGTAAAGACCGGAACACAATTGTAGACCCAATCCTTTATTCAAAATGCAAGATAAACAAACCTACTTGGACTCCCAGTaaacagcagcaaagtTCGACACTCGATTGGTATAAAACTTcagaattcaaagaaaatggaCATCCAAGCATTATTGTGGAGAGACCACAGATCACGAACACTATAGTTGGTCGCTCAATCAAGTCATTTGGGTTACTGGCACCAAAACTGCCCTCTTTCAGAAacttggaaaagatcaacCAGCCACCGAAGTATAAGGATTACTACACTGATGATTATGTCGGAAAGTAG
- the FRD1 gene encoding fumarate reductase (similar to Saccharomyces cerevisiae YEL047C and OSM1 (YJR051W); ancestral locus Anc_1.490), translating into MSKDSVVVIGSGLAGLAASNQLVNKYNIPVILVDKASSIGGNSIKASSGINGAHTGTQDAQGVKDTPELFFEDTVKSAKSKGDQQLMNKLATQSHLAVEWLQQEFDLKLDLLAQLGGHSAARTHRSSGKLPPGFEIVSALSNNLKKLAETKPELVKIQLDSKVTDIKTDSQGAVSGVEYVNKEGATEIIKTSHVVFCSGGFSFSKEMLQKYAPQLVDLPTTNGAQTTGDGQKILEKLGADLIDMTQVQVHPTGFIDPTDRTAGWKFLCAEAMRGLGGILLNPTTGKRFVNELTTRDVVTEAIQRECPQDENRALLVLGQGIYDVLKNNIDFYMFKKLIQKVTLREAVEKFHLPISAGEFAGELTAYSTDAEDKFGRTLVIKNFGDAITEDTTVFIGEVTPVVHFTMGGAKINTNAEVVDKQGNTLAKGLYAAGEVSGGVHGANRLGGSSLLECVVFGRTAADSIAAALN; encoded by the coding sequence ATGTCGAAGGATTCCGTCGTAGTCATTGGTTCAGGTCTTGCAGGTTTGGCCGCGTCCAACCAGCTTGTGAACAAGTACAATATCCCTGTCATTCTAGTGGACAAAGCCTCCTCCATTGGTGGGAACTCGATCAAGGCGTCGTCCGGTATCAATGGTGCCCACACGGGTACGCAGGATGCACAGGGGGTCAAGGACACTCCAGAGTTGTTTTTCGAGGACACTGTCAAGTCTGCCAAGAGTAAAGGTGACCAACAGTTGATGAATAAACTGGCGACACAATCGCATCTGGCTGTGGAATGGTTGCAACAAGAATTCGACCTGAAATTGGACCTTTTGGCACAATTGGGGGGGCATTCTGCTGCGAGAACCCACAGATCCTCAGGGAAGTTGCCACCCGGGTTCGAGATCGTCTCTGCCCTTTcgaacaacttgaagaaactggcagaGACGAAACCAGAATTGGTCAAGATTCAATTGGATAGCAAAGTCACGGATATCAAGACCGACTCCCAGGGTGCCGTGTCTGGTGTTGAATACGTCAACAAGGAAGGTGCCACTGAAATCATCAAGACATCTCACGTTGTTTTCTGCTCTGGTGGGTTCTCCTTCTCAAAGGAGATGTTGCAAAAATATGCGCCACAGCTGGTCGACTTGCCAACAACCAATGGGGCTCAAACGACAGGTGATGGAcagaagatcttggagaaaTTGGGCGCCGACTTGATCGATATGACCCAGGTTCAAGTACACCCAACAGGGTTCATCGACCCTACCGACCGTACCGCTGGCTGGAAATTCTTATGTGCCGAGGCTATGAGAGGCCTTGGTGGGATTTTGCTGAACCCAACTACTGGTAAGAGATTTGTCAACGAATTGACCACGAGGGACGTTGTCACCGAGGCAATTCAGAGAGAGTGTCCCCAGGACGAGAACAGGGCCCTATTGGTCTTGGGCCAAGGTATCTACGACGTTCTTAAAAACAACATCGATTTCTACatgttcaagaaactgattcAAAAGGTCACATTGCGTGAGGCAGTCGAGAAGTTCCACTTGCCAATCTCGGCAGGCGAGTTTGCAGGAGAACTAACCGCTTATTCCACAGACGCGGAGGACAAGTTCGGGCGTACTTTGgtcatcaaaaattttggcGACGCAATCACAGAGGACACTACCGTGTTCATAGGTGAGGTCACCCCAGTGGTTCATTTCACCATGGGTGGTGCCAAGATCAACACGAACGCCGAGGTGGTCGACAAACAGGGCAACACGCTGGCAAAGGGGTTGTACGCTGCGGGAGAAGTCTCTGGTGGTGTCCATGGCGCCAACAGACTAGGTGGCTCCAGTCTTCTGGAgtgtgttgtgtttgggAGGACAGCGGCCGACAGCATTGCTGCAGCGTTGAACTAG
- the RSE1 gene encoding U2 snRNP complex subunit RSE1 (similar to Saccharomyces cerevisiae RSE1 (YML049C); ancestral locus Anc_1.497), whose product MPVQESDVVLYHLSLQRQSNYVASCTGRFAELPGHEVAPGVGSRLQLFLATETCLELFNVADGRLERLASWPLFASIKTIAAWIPVGATPRDVLLVTSDAGNLTLLSVERDDSATHGFRLETLVNESMHRSGMRRVSPIAYSAVDRRQRCAMVSALEKFKLCYMLGSGATTTASPPLLSSPLEIVRTGYITQDLVSCDMEYTDNPVFAALEILKTTTHLIFYMVDLNLNHIIKKADFELPEAQYDLILALPNLNRYGIRTNVNETDEFTNPFVILANDTAIWIRDMQGQFNIELKLPRRTNATAETHSIITGVTHTLKDKFFVLLQNELGDLFKLQIERDPQNGDKPKCSCTYFDTIPRATKLHIFSNGYMFLHAEYNDNALLQIESLGSMEFKIETEYTPRTQEQENLSVVERQLNLNPLLSANVDPGVPFKIITNTSDGEARLLTNAVKLKSLITAPLPPNPKKIWALKTNIGNEYHELLVIAFNSLTTFLKTSGDSIENLNLPSPPAFIMKHDQTLHIATLTPNYIIQVCRNLFVQVRTDTFKCVHTWYPPAGIHIVSAASTQTQLALALSNSEIIYFEIYPETNTLIESTKILTMESKIKSISLDITSNRSIFMVVATEEDQLVSIVKVQSQSPQFMEVVSLQRQGDAINEVLLVESVIHIGLMNGVYVRSTMSLRDSEIVASSEKYIGGKPITMSFITETLLTLRGTTEYDESDDEEEDEKTEDKGDLTSAVLIHSNSTWISYEKNQFTYIRPLSLPTSVKTITTLSQFKTDNIKRNGCCCLSSSGELVIGNVQDFIFNDHWFNMSSVNYSVDGNQKIEPDAGGEEEEEEEDIDEKLPLPAFRGKKVLRLSDMSLLLENSIEKSGSVRVSVVDHLGNVVPNSKSAQNYQILAIAYCYTGAIVSFTAGTSHLVLSTDTYPNLLTYKINILKSKNKKRSFNLELVYETTIGKSIRTLSSFGSMLLVVVYGQVVLFGAGKKQLLKKSITKLPPSIKEMTAFDCWEDHRIAIGDIHQSVTVMDFDQDLNTFIPVADDVVKRFVTCLKFLDNTTVIGGDRFGNIWTLRVPTIVDGVYQQQKLPGNLLEVAKKLVLKNHFYVNDIPTEIFVNHAVQNSDRPVVIYTGIQGTIGALIPLLTKNQIKTIKKLETSVANIESLLFKDSSVKLLEDGDKEIVPEEESWINKGNAIKESPEGYSSIVGRDHTAYRSYYAPSLNIIDGDLCETFVNFSEDEQGIICKSINKKISHKEVLGLINEFRTNHM is encoded by the coding sequence ATGCCCGTACAGGAATCTGATGTGGTGCTGTATCACCTGTCCCTGCAGAGACAGTCGAACTACGTTGCCTCGTGTACTGGGCGGTTTGCAGAATTGCCGGGGCATGAAGTAGCACCGGGGGTTGGGTCGCGACTGCAGTTGTTTCTTGCAACTGAGACGTGTTTAGAACTGTTCAACGTCGCGGATGGTCGGCTGGAAAGACTGGCCAGTTGGCCGCTGTTTGCCTCGATCAAGACCATCGCGGCGTGGATACCCGTGGGGGCCACCCCGCGGgacgttcttcttgtgaCGTCCGATGCGGGGAACCTGACGTTGCTCTCTGTTGAGAGGGACGATTCAGCCACCCACGGTTTCAGACTGGAAACACTAGTCAATGAGTCCATGCATAGGTCTGGGATGCGCAGGGTTTCCCCCATTGCGTACTCAGCGGTGGACCGGCGACAGCGGTGCGCGATGGTCTCTGCTTTAGAGAAGTTCAAACTTTGTTACATGCTAGGCAGCGGGGCCACAACGACGGCGTCGCCCCCACTGCTGTCCTCACCATTGGAGATCGTCCGCACAGGGTACATTACGCAAGATCTCGTTTCGTGTGATATGGAGTACACAGACAACCCAGTCTTTGCAGCTTTGGAGATACTCAAAACCACAACACACCTCATCTTCTACATGGTTGATTTGAACTTAAACCATATTATCAAAAAGGCCGACTTTGAACTACCAGAAGCACAGTACGACCTGATACTTGCATTACCAAACTTGAACAGGTACGGTATCCGAACAAATGTGAACGAGACAGACGAGTTTACTAATCCCTTCGTCATTTTAGCGAACGATACCGCCATTTGGATTAGGGACATGCAGGGCCAATTCAACATTGAGCTTAAACTACCACGTAGAACAAACGCTACCGCCGAAACCCACAGCATTATCACTGGGGTCACCCACACGCTAAAGGAcaaattttttgtcttGCTCCAAAACGAACTAGGTGATCTGTTCAAACTCCAGATTGAACGGGACCCACAGAACGGCGACAAACCTAAATGTTCATGCACTTACTTTGACACTATCCCAAGGGCAACCAAATTACACATATTTTCTAACGGGTATATGTTTTTGCATGCAGAATACAATGATAACGCACTATTGCAAATCGAAAGCTTGGGGTCCATGGAATTCAAAATAGAGACCGAGTATACCCCACGCACTcaggaacaagaaaaccTAAGTGTTGTGGAGAGGCAATTGAACTTAAACCCTTTGCTCTCTGCGAACGTAGATCCTGGCGTCCCCTTTAAGATTATCACAAATACCTCAGATGGGGAGGCTAGACTGCTCACAAACGCGGTGAAACTGAAAAGCCTTATTACCGCTCCTTTACCACCAAACCCGAAGAAAATTTGGGCTCTGAAAACGAACATTGGTAACGAATACCACGAACTTCTAGTCATTGCATTCAATTCGCTGACCACCTTCTTGAAAACTTCGGGCGATTCCATCGAAAACTTAAACTTGCCCTCCCCTCCAGCATTCATTATGAAACATGACCAGACTTTGCACATTGCAACATTGACACCAAACTACATCATACAGGTTTGTCGAAACTTGTTTGTCCAAGTGCGGACCGATACTTTCAAATGCGTACACACATGGTACCCACCCGCTGGTATTCACATAGTGTCAGCCGCCTCCACCCAAACCCAACTCGCCTTGGCATTATCCAACAGCGAAATCATATATTTCGAGATTTATCCAGAGACGAACACGTTAATAGAATCAACCAAAATACTGACGATGGAATCAAAGATCAAAAGTATCTCTTTGGACATTACCTCCAATAGATCCATTTTCATGGTCGTGGCAACCGAAGAAGATCAGCTGGTAAGTATAGTGAAGGTCCAATCACAGAGCCCACAGTTTATGGAAGTTGTCTCACTGCAAAGACAAGGTGATGCTATAAATGAAGTTCTATTAGTAGAATCCGTCATACATATTGGTTTGATGAACGGAGTGTATGTGAGGTCAACCATGTCTCTAAGGGATAGTGAAATAGTAGCGTCCTCCGAAAAGTACATTGGCGGCAAGCCGATTACCATGAGCTTCATCACAGAAACCCTGTTAACACTGAGAGGAACTACCGAATACGATGAGAGtgacgacgaagaggaggacgagaaaACAGAAGATAAAGGGGACCTAACATCAGCCGTGCTAATCCATTCGAACTCTACATGGATCTCCTATGAAAAAAATCAGTTCACCTATATTAGACCCTTATCTCTTCCAACCAGTGTCAAAACAATCACTACGTTATCACAATTTAAAACGGATAATATAAAACGCAACGgatgctgctgtttgtcTTCTAGCGGAGAGCTGGTTATTGGTAATGTTCAAGATTTCATATTCAATGATCACTGGTTCAACATGTCTTCGGTGAACTACTCGGTGGACGGAAACCAAAAGATAGAACCCGATgctggaggagaagaggaagaggaagaggaagatatTGATGAGAAACTGCCACTACCTGCTTTTAGAGGCAAAAAAGTACTAAGACTAAGTGACATGAGTTTACTTCTGGAAAACTCTATTGAAAAATCAGGATCTGTTCGTGTGTCTGTTGTGGATCATCTCGGTAATGTCGTTCCAAATTCGAAATCCGCCCAAAATTATCAGATCTTAGCCATAGCCTACTGCTATACTGGAGCAATTGTAAGTTTCACAGCAGGCACGTCGCATTTAGTCTTATCGACCGACACATATCCAAATCTTCTTACATATAAGataaacattttgaagagcaaaaataaaaagaggAGTTTCAATCTAGAATTAGTCTATGAAACCACTATTGGGAAAAGTATCCGCACTTTATCCAGCTTTGGCAGCATGTTGTTGGTAGTGGTGTACGGACAGGTGGTTCTTTTTGGTGCTGGTAAGAAGCAACTTCTGAAAAAGTCGATAACCAAGCTGCCGCCATCAATTAAAGAAATGACTGCATTTGACTGTTGGGAAGATCACCGTATTGCAATCGGTGACATCCATCAATCTGTCACCGTCATGGATTTTGACCAGGACTTGAACACTTTTATACCAGTGGCAGATGATGTCGTAAAACGATTTGTTACCTGCctcaagtttttggataaTACCACTGTTATTGGTGGTGACAGATTTGGAAACATTTGGACTTTAAGGGTGCCCACCATTGTCGATGGAGTTtaccaacaacaaaaattACCAGGTAATCTATTGGAAGTGGCGAAAAAATTGGTTCTTAAAAACCATTTTTACGTCAACGATATCCCAACAGAGATATTTGTTAACCATGCCGTGCAAAACTCTGATAGACCTGTTGTAATTTACACCGGGATACAAGGGACTATAGGTGCTTTAATACCGCTCCTGACGAAAAATCAAATCAAAACCATAAAGAAGCTGGAAACTTCAGTAGCCAATATAGAGTCCTTATTGTTTAAGGACAGCAGTGTAAAGTTACTCGAAGATGGTGACAAAGAAATTGTTCCAGAGGAGGAATCTTGGATTAACAAAGGTAATGCTATTAAGGAAAGTCCGGAAGGGTATTCTAGTATTGTCGGTAGAGATCACACAGCTTATAGAAGTTATTATGCACCAAGTCTCAATATTATCGATGGTGATCTTTGCGAAACATTTGTCAACTTTTCTGAAGATGAACAAGGTATTATCTGCAAAAGCATTAATAAGAAAATCTCGCACAAGGAAGTGTTAGGGCTGATTAATGAGTTTAGGACAAACCATATGTAG